The Candidatus Thermoplasmatota archaeon genome has a window encoding:
- a CDS encoding 3-dehydroquinate synthase II — MKKIIWIKAEDIKKKKILTTALESNFLDIVLSEKTEKKFEKLGVFNTIVLKGNELFSKSSKIGEYIRIKSNEDLEYAKKLANKFEYLVISTENWKVIPIENLIAYFQDTNTKILAEARNIEDAKLFLETLEKGTDGVLVNTDSASVIKDLKVYIEKLSEIKLKLVNAKIVNIKPIAAGERVCIDTCSLLKVGEGLLVGSQASALFLVHSETLSSEYVEARPFRVNAGSLHSYILLPDGKTKYLSELRAGDEVLIVSSEGSARAATIGRVKIETRPLILIEAEHARKRYQVILQNAETIRLVSEEDIPSVTELEKDDKVLIFLSDGARHFGTLVKETIIEK, encoded by the coding sequence ATGAAAAAAATTATTTGGATAAAAGCTGAAGACATCAAAAAAAAGAAAATATTAACTACAGCTTTAGAAAGCAACTTCTTAGATATTGTGCTCTCTGAGAAGACGGAAAAAAAATTCGAGAAGCTCGGAGTGTTCAATACTATAGTTCTTAAAGGTAATGAGCTGTTCTCAAAAAGCTCTAAAATTGGAGAATATATTAGAATTAAAAGCAATGAAGATTTAGAATACGCAAAAAAGCTTGCAAATAAATTTGAATACTTAGTAATTTCTACAGAAAACTGGAAAGTCATTCCTATTGAGAATCTTATAGCTTATTTTCAAGATACAAACACAAAAATTCTAGCTGAGGCAAGAAATATTGAAGATGCAAAATTATTTCTAGAAACTTTAGAAAAAGGCACTGATGGCGTTTTAGTTAATACTGATAGCGCAAGCGTAATTAAAGATCTCAAAGTGTACATTGAAAAACTATCTGAAATAAAACTAAAACTTGTAAATGCAAAAATAGTGAATATAAAGCCAATAGCTGCTGGAGAGCGCGTGTGCATAGACACATGCAGTCTTTTAAAAGTTGGTGAAGGACTTTTAGTTGGCTCGCAAGCTTCAGCTCTCTTTCTAGTGCACTCAGAAACTCTGAGCTCTGAATATGTAGAGGCAAGGCCTTTTAGGGTAAACGCCGGCTCTTTGCACTCCTATATCCTACTACCGGATGGCAAAACAAAATATCTTTCTGAATTGAGAGCAGGCGACGAAGTGCTTATAGTGAGTTCAGAAGGCAGTGCCAGAGCTGCAACTATAGGTAGAGTGAAGATAGAGACGAGGCCTCTAATTCTTATTGAGGCAGAGCATGCTCGCAAGCGCTATCAAGTAATTTTGCAGAACGCAGAAACTATTCGCCTTGTTTCAGAAGAAGATATTCCTTCAGTTACAGAGCTCGAAAAAGACGATAAAGTTTTGATCTTTTTAAGTGATGGCGCTCGCCATTTCGGTACGTTGGTAAAAGAGACAATTATAGAAAAATGA